Proteins encoded by one window of Nocardia goodfellowii:
- a CDS encoding molybdopterin-dependent oxidoreductase, translating into MVCMSEITSRNLLRTCPLCEAVCGLELQLDADDHVTSVRGDKLDPFSQGFICPKGASFGQLDEDPDRVTEPLIRDRATDTWRTATWDEAFDYIAERFPPIVAEHGNQSAALYLGNPNAHTVAGALYVPVLIRALGTKNLFSASTADQMPKQVASGLMFGDPLRIPVPDLDRTDYLLMLGANPLESNGSLCTAPDFPGRLKALRKRGGKFVVVDPRATRTAKLADEHLFVRPGSDAYLLFGIVHTLFAEELTSVSVEANGLDELRTAALKFTPEAVAARTGVPAATIGRLARELAAAPTAAVYARIGTCTTEFGTVTQWLVDAINVLTGNLDVPGGAMFPEAAAGGITRTKPFRIGRWASRVRGLPEAMGELPVATLADEILTPGTGQVRAVVTVAGNPVLSAPSGARLDAAFAQLDFMVSVDRYVNETTRHADVILPPPRPVQSPHYDFALLQFAVRNYARYSPPLVPLGDRPSEGAVLARLGAALTGQPHTGDVLAMVDELIISGTLHKAGLADRRPELRGATSTEQRLDLMLRVGPYGEWNGGSLNLQVLLDNPHGIDLGPLRPRLPGVLITASRRVELAPEPLLDEVERMRARIGEAAPDYVLIGRRQLRSNNSWMHNVAPLVSGSNKCTLHIHPEDVAKLGLGSHAVVKSAAGTLTVPLEPTEAIMPGVVSLPHGWGHQDSEQTVARAHAGVNANVLTDDSIVDGPSGNAVFNGVPVTLIAT; encoded by the coding sequence ATGGTTTGTATGAGCGAGATCACGTCCAGGAACCTGCTGCGCACCTGCCCGTTATGTGAGGCGGTGTGCGGCCTGGAGCTCCAGCTCGACGCCGACGACCATGTGACCTCGGTACGCGGCGACAAGCTGGATCCGTTCAGCCAGGGATTCATCTGCCCCAAGGGCGCCAGCTTCGGCCAGTTGGACGAGGACCCGGACCGGGTGACCGAACCGTTGATCCGGGACCGGGCCACCGATACCTGGCGCACGGCCACCTGGGACGAAGCCTTCGACTACATCGCCGAGCGATTCCCCCCGATCGTCGCCGAACACGGAAATCAGTCGGCGGCACTGTATCTGGGCAACCCGAACGCGCACACAGTAGCGGGCGCGCTGTACGTGCCGGTGCTGATCCGGGCGCTGGGCACCAAGAATCTGTTTTCCGCCAGCACCGCCGACCAGATGCCGAAACAGGTGGCCAGCGGCCTGATGTTCGGTGACCCGCTGCGCATCCCGGTACCGGATCTCGATCGCACCGATTACCTGCTGATGTTAGGGGCGAATCCGCTCGAATCGAACGGGTCCCTGTGCACGGCACCGGATTTCCCCGGGCGGCTTAAGGCACTGCGCAAGCGGGGCGGAAAGTTCGTGGTGGTGGATCCGCGAGCCACCCGGACCGCGAAACTGGCCGACGAGCATTTGTTCGTCCGGCCGGGCAGTGACGCGTACCTGTTGTTCGGAATCGTGCACACCCTGTTCGCCGAGGAATTGACCTCGGTCTCCGTCGAGGCCAACGGCCTGGACGAATTGCGCACGGCCGCGCTGAAATTCACGCCGGAGGCGGTGGCCGCCCGGACCGGAGTGCCCGCGGCGACCATCGGGCGGCTGGCGCGCGAACTCGCGGCCGCCCCGACCGCGGCGGTGTACGCGCGGATCGGTACGTGCACCACCGAATTCGGCACTGTCACCCAGTGGCTGGTGGATGCGATCAACGTGCTCACCGGCAATCTGGACGTACCCGGCGGTGCGATGTTCCCGGAGGCCGCCGCGGGCGGGATCACCCGCACCAAACCGTTCCGGATCGGGCGCTGGGCCAGCCGGGTGCGCGGGCTGCCGGAGGCGATGGGCGAACTGCCGGTCGCCACGCTCGCCGATGAAATACTCACGCCGGGAACAGGTCAGGTGCGCGCCGTGGTCACCGTCGCGGGCAACCCGGTGTTGTCCGCGCCCAGCGGCGCGCGGCTCGACGCCGCCTTCGCGCAGCTGGACTTCATGGTCAGCGTGGACCGGTATGTCAACGAGACCACCCGGCACGCGGACGTCATCTTGCCGCCACCGCGCCCAGTGCAGTCACCGCACTACGATTTCGCGCTCTTGCAGTTCGCGGTGCGCAATTACGCCAGGTACTCCCCGCCGCTGGTCCCGCTGGGCGATCGGCCGTCGGAGGGCGCGGTGCTCGCCCGGCTGGGCGCGGCGCTGACCGGGCAACCGCACACCGGCGACGTGCTCGCCATGGTGGACGAGCTGATCATTTCCGGCACGCTGCACAAGGCCGGCCTCGCCGATCGCCGCCCGGAATTGCGGGGCGCCACCAGCACCGAGCAGCGCCTGGATCTCATGCTGCGCGTCGGCCCATACGGCGAATGGAACGGCGGATCCCTGAATCTGCAAGTCCTGCTCGACAATCCACACGGCATCGACCTCGGCCCGCTGCGGCCGCGGCTGCCCGGCGTCTTGATCACCGCGTCCCGGCGGGTGGAGCTGGCACCCGAGCCACTGCTCGACGAGGTAGAGCGGATGCGGGCCCGGATCGGCGAGGCCGCACCGGATTACGTGCTGATCGGACGACGGCAGCTGCGGTCCAACAACAGCTGGATGCACAATGTCGCGCCATTGGTGAGCGGGTCCAACAAGTGCACCTTGCACATTCATCCCGAGGATGTGGCCAAGCTCGGCCTCGGCAGTCACGCGGTGGTGAAATCCGCGGCCGGCACCTTGACCGTGCCGCTGGAGCCGACCGAGGCGATCATGCCGGGTGTGGTCAGCCTGCCGCACGGCTGGGGCCACCAGGACAGCGAGCAGACCGTCGCGCGGGCCCACGCCGGCGTGAACGCCAATGTGCTGACC